TTTTCCATGTGATCTCTTTCTTAGTCGACGTTAAGTAATTTGACTCTCACTTTCAGTATGTAGACCAATCAGTGACTCTGAAAGCCTGTGCTGGTTTGAATGGTATTAAGTTAGGAGGCCAATTCCTAACTGTAGTTCAAGCTGTCCCCGATCCAGAATCAATGGTACTCATTTACCATATTAAATGCATTATGTTTCTTGTTTCCTACTGATTCAATTTGGTATGTACTGACAATGGAAATGGTATATTTTAGGGAAAAAGTGAAAACCAGTCCCTCCGTGCAATCCCTGACCATGCAAGGCCTCTTCTTGAGAAGCCAACAGAAGTTCTGAAGCTAAAAAACGTGGTATGGAACTGATTATCCTCATGGATACCCTGTATGTGTCATCAGTCAACTTCTTCGAATGAAGAAAAAGGGTTGatctgtattttttttcttatgggTACTGCCAATTTTGTCCTCAACCTTTCTAGATATAATTGAGTTCGCAATGATACAAGTTTTGTGTTCCTCCATATACCGTTTTATGTCTGAAGGTATATTGATTGTATGTTCTATTTACGTGAGTCAGTTCGCTCCTGAAGGCTTTTTGTCTCTCACCGAGTTGGAACTGGATGAAATACTAGAAGATATACGTCTGGAGTGTGCCAGGTCTGGCAAAGGATTTTCCTACTCTGAGTTTGTGTCTTCATCTGTCAGGTTTAGCATATGTATATGACGGTGGTGCATCTGCGTCCTGCAGGTTTGGTGCCATTAAATCTGTGAATGTTGTGAAGCATGATACTGGTCCTTGCCCTTCAACCATCTCAGAACCTTGTGTAGTATCTGATGACACTGGACAAAGAATGGAAAGTGATGACAACAGGATAGAGACTTCAGAAGAAGTTGCTGTCCAAGAAGCTGGAGTAGTCAATGAAATTGAGATCCCTAGTGATGTAAATCAACTTAAAGAAGATGGTGTTCTGGCAGCTAATAGCAATGAGACCAATGAAAGCAATCTTGTGGATGATGCGGCTGATAATGATTCTACTCAGATGGCTCTGCCTGATGCGCAAGTGGTGTGTAGTGACCTAAACTCTCAAAGAACTACAAATATGCGGACTTCAGAAAACCCTGAACAGCTGAACATTGTGAATGGTGACTCAGATAATCAAGAGAACGAATATGCTGACATTGCTCAGATGGAGGATaatcatttggaaaagaaatcacTTGTTGAAGAAGAGTTGCTTCCAGAGGAAAGCGATTGGTCAAGGAGAGAAACTCTTGAAGTACCTAAGGGGAACATGAATATGGAATCAGATATCATTCAGAACGGTGATGCGAAGGGTGAGGATCTCGACATTGAAAGGGTTTTTGAGCCAGGTTGTGTTTTCGTGGAGTTTAAAAGAGTTGAGTGTTCTAGCGTGGCGGCACATTGTTTGCATGGACGTTTATTTGACGAGCGGACCGTGACAGTGGAATATGTTTCTCTTGATCTCTACAGGAGAAAGTTTGGGGGATGAATATTGCAGAATGGCAAGTAGCTAAAGTACGACTGTCTCAGATGGTCTAATACCCCATAGTATTAGACACATGAAGATGCATCACAGACCTCTGTCTGACTTATGAGTGGGTGAACTCGATTGCTGTTGTGACCATTTACATCAATCTCCTGGCAGGTTGTGAGGGTTTGGTTTCACCTTATTTAAACACAGCATTCTGAAGCGGTATTGGACTTCCTTTGAATTTTGGCATTGCCGTTTCACATTTTGACATTGTAACATGCTGACTCGTGCCGTGATAGAATTGGGGGGTTTTGCAGCCTGTTTTTCTCCTTGCGGAGGTTGGTGACTAAAGGATGGATACCTCAAAACTGCATAAGTTGCCATGATAGAATTGGGGGCTTAAAAAGAGTAGGCAAGATTTTAGGAGGGATAGGGTCTACAAAAAGGTTTAATGTGTACCACATACATTAGGAATGACATTTCGGCTTCGGCCTGTGCCTTTTGTTCCTCTATACTTCTCtctcaaagaaaaatttaaggCGTTATGGAATGTTACCTGCACTTGTGTTCGTTCCAGGCTGAGGACCACCACATCATTTGCATGACCTATACTTTTTCTGTTTGTTTCAGGAACACACTGATGTGATTTAGCATGCCAATATGTTGGTTTGGGTTCATTTTTGCTTAAGTTCCCTTCTCATTAAGGGAAGGTGATCTAGCTTGTGAGCGGTCCGTGTATGTAAATAATTACCGGTATCCATTAAATTACCACTGAACTGTGACATTCGCTAAAAAGGGATGCGTTTTCTCTGTATGTATCTTTGTAGCAGAGATTTTCTCCCACCGAAAGGTCTGCAGCTCGGTTTCTTTTAATTCGATGTCGGGCACACGACAATTTTACGGTTTTTGCAGTTACAAAGCATCAATATGCCAGGGTTCGACAGTTGCAGGTTCTGGCTTCTGCTGTGCCGAAAGGTATCCTAGTGTTGACGGGCAACTTCGTTTCCACTGTTGGCGGTAGTCCTGGCCTTGCGTAATAAGCAAGAGAGGTGAGAAGAGATCCTAGTAGGTCCCCTGATGCTCTCCGTTGTCCATTGAATCGCTAATTGGAAGAGAACAGAGAAGTAGAGTAAGGTGTGAGTACACGCTTGAGTGGGGGCAGAAGCTTCTCCTTCACCGGGAGCAGGGAGCAGGCTTTCTCCTTCACGATCAGTAGAAGAGACTGAGCGGGCTACTGTGGCAACTACAATGAATGCGGTTGCTTAgaccttttccttttgtcgTGCCTTGATCCTCTATGAAAATACCACTTCGCTCCCTCAAACCCATGAGGTTTGTCTCGTCGATATCTTTGGATTTTATGCTTAATGTCCGTCGCTAATCGAAGACAATGCCGTTCGAATACCGAACCATTTCCCTTAGGCTCGAGTTCGGCTTCTTCGGGTTTGGACTTAGTTTTTCTAGGCCTATCATCACTAATTCCCCAACCCCTTTGATGAATCCATTGTGCAATGGCAATTCAGGGGGTTGTTCGGCCATTTTGTTGTAGGTGTCCCTTCATTCTCCAACACTCACTTCTTATGTTTTCCATCTACCTCCTCCTTCTGCTCTGCTGGTTTCTCAAAGCCCTAAAGTATAGAGCAGTGCTTTCCCTTGAGCCCTTTGGCCCAATGTGTATGATGTTTCTATTTGGTCTTGGTGGCTTGTGTTTTATTCCTATATGCGCTGCAATCATGTGATTTTGTATTGTGACCGAACGTCTGATTCATTCTTTTCGTTTTGACCTTTGCTATTAAATTGTTGAATTCCGAACAATTTGCACTTCCTCTCAATGAACTTTCATTTACGATGAAACTACAGGTTATGACTATGACCGATCAAGATGATACTATTATGTGTGTGATCTATGCAGTTGATTGGAGCACTTTGTTATGAAAGAGACCAAGTATGCTTGaggacttaattggaaaaaatgtTAGAGGATGAACTACAATATAAAATCAATTACACtatcaaattggaatttttcGTGATAATTATCTACACATGTATGATATATAACGACGACAAGATAGAAACTCCATACAAATTAAATTTGACTCGAAGTCAACAATACTTGTTACAAGGttattcatctttctttattCGGATTGATGTTTTTTTACCTTTAGTCATTTTAGAAAATCGAACGAGTTAGATTCATAAAATACAATGACAATGCATGAATTGCCATCTCAAGATTAGGATTGATCCAATTGTAAGATAGATCCTCTTGCATGGCATGGACTCCAGCTTTTATCAAGATCCTAAGTTCATTTGTATaatataatcctaaacctttaaATAGACGCAGAGCAGtttgtttattcatttcatCGCCATCCTCGATTTTCCCATTTGCCAACATTTGAAGCCCCCAAGTCTACATATACAAGTTGCCATGTAGGTAAATTCCacgaatagaaaaagaaaaagctagcATAATATGACATAAATTCAGAAGGGTGTATGGAAACTTCATTGCCTTACATTATGTAAGAAGGTTGGGGCAAGTGCTTTGAAAGATAATAAGGATCACAATTCTATCTAATAGACcaaaaattttgcaattgaGCCCCCATGGTCCTACTTAAATTTCAACCCAAAATTCTTCTGGTTTTCCAATTCTTGGCCCAAACAGTTTTTAACTCTTCTTCGCCCTTCTCAGCTTCACAAACAGCACAACCGAAGCAGAGCAAAAGCTTCGGAAAAGATAACGTTACAACGTTATCCAGATCGAACTCCCTCTTCCTCCGccttcttgaagaagaagacgcTCGACGTGCATCGGCGGCGATGGCGACCGTGGCTCCGGGAGCGTCGTTGGGGAACGCTTGCTCTCTCCATTTCCGCAATACCCACTTCAGTCGGACCGCCCTCGCGCCTCCGAGGGCCAGAGCTTCGTCCGAGATTGGATTCCTCGCTTCCCAGCTGAGCGGGCTCAGAGTGTCCTACGACGACTCCCGCCGCTTCGCCGGACCCGTGGCCGCTCCGGCGACGGCCGTACAACCCGTTGCTCGTACGCCCCCgtctttccctttttccatcTAGTTTTCTGGGTTCTTGTTCTTGTCTTTGCTTTCTTGCTGCGTTCGCTTCATTATGGGCTTGGTTCATGTTCGATGCTTGGGGTAATTTCGGGGTTGAGTTCTCTTTTCTATGTCTTTTGGATATTGGGATGCTGTTTCGGTTAGTGCTTTCAGGCTCTTATCGTGTTTGATTGCTTTGAGCCGCTTACGTTGCCATTCGTGGTGATTAGGGAACAGAATAGACTTTTGAAGTAGAACTAATCTTCTTGTAGGCCGAGGTTAAAGATACTTCAATTCTGTTTGCCTCTGGCAAGTTTGGACCTTGTGCAGTTCTAACATGCTGCATCTGGATGTCTGTAAATGTTCTCTGACTTCTCATTGCAGTCTTGGGATCGACATTGATGGGCTAAATGGTAATCAGGTGGTCATTCCATCCTAACATTGCCTGTTGATATGTGGGAAAAGGCTTtgcttttcttggttttttgttttcgttttaGTTTTGAAGTTGGAACTTAAGAGGAAACGATTGCTTGGGCGAAATTCTCATATTGTGTAGGTTTCATTGTTAACAACCGCGACTTGCCTCTGTCTTGTTAAAAGAATTCAATCCCCTTACCAAGCCTTCAGATTTGGGTGGTCTCTTTTCATGCCTTTCAGATAAGTGTGTGCTTGCGCAAACCTTTGAAGCTGAaagtaatttgattttgaacatTGTGCAAACTCACATTCTTGAGGAATTCCATTGTTTATCTTCTAAGCCATTACCACATATATGCAAAGGACTTTGGCACAATTTTGGAGAAAGTTGTGGCTTTGGCATGATTATAAGGATGAACAAGTCATTTTTAGTCTTATCTTATCCTAAAGTTTCCTGTCCTATGATGCAGGCGCTCCCTCTTTGGTGCTTTGCACTTGAGATGCAGTAGTAAGATGAATAAGTGTTTCTCATTGTTTGTAGAACTTACGTAGGTCAGGTTATCAATTAGAATAGTTGTATATGTTGGTTCTTTGAATGGACATTCATTCATAACTGATGTCTTGGGGATATAAAGGGGGTTGTCTTCCTCATAATATCTAAAATAATGTGCACGTCtgtgcatttatatatattttctatcATATCTATATGGTTGCTTGGCCTAGTTCCTATGTCCAATGTGGAATTCTTTGCCCTTGGCTGAAAGATTCACTGCTATGCTTGGTTCAGATGGCACCTAAGCGTCAGCATGAAAATAAATAAGCTGCTTTGTTAACACTTATCTCATAAGTTGGCGAGGGTCTCATGGATTTAGTTTTAATTCACTTTCAGGCAGAATATGTCCCTTCACGGGGAAAAAGGCAAACAGGGCAAACAAGGTCTCCTTCTCAAACCACAAGACGAAGAAGTTGCAGTTTGTAAACCTGCAGTACAAGAGGATCTGGTGGGAAGCCGGCAAGCGCTACGTTAAGCTGCGTTTGTCAACAAAAGCGTTGAAAACCATTGAGAAAAACGGACTCGATGCTGTTGCCAAGAAGGCAGGGATAGATTTAAGGAAAGAATGACAATTTGACCTTTTAACTGTTATTAAAAACAAGCCAATGCACGACTTCTTTTAACTTATTTCAGTTTAGTGTTATAGCCCTATCTGGttgaattttttcatattcatatgagcataattttcatttcagCTGCTTGCACTTTTATATTTACCTCGTGGGCTGCTTGAATCTTGACATGTTTTTCCCTACGCACCTGCTTTTACATGATCACTACATTCTAATGGTAGCTTCAGCACACTGCTCGTTGTGCTCAGTTTTGATGCTGGACATTTGAAGAAAGTAGATAAATTATAGTTCTATTACAAGTCTTTTGCACATTGTAGCTTTGTCGAATGTCTACTAAAGACCATGGGAAGTCTGTCTTACTATgaagaagagtttttttttttggtaaaggtaataaatatataaataaagctAAGGCAATATACAAAAGATTGGCACCAAAAACCTACACTCAATCCTCAGAAGGAGACAAAGTGTGGGGGAGCCAATGTAAGAGGCCACAAAGGCAAACAAGAAAGCGACAAGGGCACagcaacaaaacaaacaagcgGGAAAGAGAAACAACAAGGCTGACCAACCCTCAGCCCCCAAGGAAGCGGCTAAGAACAGCGAGCCAAGAAAGATAAGAGCAACTCGCGCAAAGCAGCAACTAAGGAGCACTAGTCAGACGAGAGAACACCGCAGGGTCGAACCCCCAACCACGCTAAAGCCTCTTATTCCTCGGGGTAGGAGGAACATCTTTGAATGTTATAGCTTTATCCCTCACAACCTTAATAAGGTGGTTTTTTAGAGCCGAGACCACTAAGGATTCACCCCGAAATATAATCGCATTCCTCTTTTTCCAAATAAGGTGACACATAGCTCCAAACGAGAACCGCgcaatgcaatggaagaagtcCTTACCAGATAAGAACTTTAAGGCCCAACTAAGGATATCTTTCCAATATCTATTCCGCCACAAGAGGTTACACCTGGCGGCCCAAAAGTAGGCCAGAGAAGCCGAGGTGCGACACCAAAGAATAAATGTTCGATGAACTGAATATCATTGCGAGAAGACACAAACATTATAGTCGATCCTTCCATGAGAAAGAAGCAAGATTGGGTCGGCGGGCGATTTTTGGTTATAAGCCATAAATTAAACTGGAACCGTGGGGCTACAAAAGATTGTCCCAAACAAAAGACGCCCAATCAACACGATTCTTCTTGACTCTAATGGAATTCCATGCCGAAGTTACTGAGAATGATCCGAGCGTCACGGCACCGTAAAAAAACCCGTCACGAGCCGAAGAGAGGACCGGAGAGAGATCCCCCATCTTTCCAAAAAGGATTTAAATAAACAACCCATAGAGGTAAACAGATCCGCAACAACGGCATTGTCAGGAAGACATAAGCCTTCACGGAATGAGCAGGGGATAAAGGCATCAAGCGGGCCACAAGAAAGCCAGTGATCATGCCAAAGAGACACTGATAGGCCATTTCCAATCTTCCACACAAAGGATAAGCGAAAGTAATTCCTCAGTTGAAGGATTTTTTTCCATGCCCAAGAACAACAACGAGGCTAGGAAGAAATCcaaaagtttcttttctttaagaagTTAGAGTGTACCCACCGACACCACAACGATTCTTTATCAGTGAAAAGaatccaaataaatttaagCATGGAGGCTTTGTTGCAATCTTTAAGTCTCCGAATGCCTAGACCGCCCTCAACCTTTGGGAGACAGATATCGTCCCAGGAAACTTTGGCCCCACCCCGGCCTAGGGTCGTGCCCTTCCATAAAAATTGTCTGAAAATGCGCTCAATATTATCTATCACCGAGGACGGAAGGTTGAAGACACTAGTCCAATATGTTTGAATTGAAAGGAGTACTGACCTTATAAGTTGCAGCCTCCCAGCAAAGGACAGAAAGCGTTGCGCCCAAGATTGAACCCTGGCAGTAATACGATCACCAATGCAACACGCCCCTTTGCCCAATCTAGTAGTAATAATCGGAACACCCAAATAGCGAACCGGCAGTTTCCCTTCCTGAAAACCGAAGGCCCTTAGCATCATATTACGAAGAGATGAATCCTCTCCTGAGATGAAGATctcacttttgtttttatttgggtAGAGGCCGCTCCAAGAGGAGAAAATGTCCAAACCCTTTTTTAACAACGTCACCGACGCCCAATCAGCTCGACAGAAAAGGAATACTATGAAGAAGAGTTCATCCTCAGATTACTGCAGAATCTGAGAGATTCAATCTGCTTTCCTAGTCAATGCAATGCCAGGTTTCAACCAATTTCTAGATCATCTTCTAGCGAAAGTTATTGACCTTATAACTCAGTTCAATCTACGAAAATATGCAAGAAAGTGAGGTGGGTGAAAAGCCCATCTTTTACGGTTGCTAGATATTCCGTAAGAAAGAGACAGTTTCATTCTCTTATTTTGTTGAAAGATTTTATTAAGAAGAACCACCTAACACTGGTTTAAAAGCTACCTAAGTAAATTTGCAGTTTTCCATACACTAATTTTTCCTCATAGCGTGTATAATCATCGCTTGAAAATTGGATTCTTCCATAAGTATATGCTTGACAAGTCCCACGCGTGCACTAGTTGACAAAACCCTCATTGAATCATTATTATTGATAAGCATCTCATCTGCAATCTTGACATTTAAACTTTCAAACTGCTGAatcccaaaattacaatatcaacCAACAAAAAACTGTGAATGTCCCACAAACCACTGTCAATTTCAGCTTCAATTAACTACTCTGTCGTAGAAAGCAAAAtgatattccaaaaaaaattcccaaagcTTTTACTCTATATATTGATTTCCCCATCTACTTTACATTTATCTTAATGTGAGTTCGTGTATAAGGAATGAGTAGAATCTACAATTGATCCTCAACCATTTACATCTCTACAGAGAGgttatttatctaaatggctCGACTGGAGCAGTCTCCTGCAGAAGAGCAGCAGCCTCGAAGCACTCGGCCACCTCAAGTGCTGATGCTGCTGGGTCAGATTTATAGACCAGCCCAAGATTGAACCAAGCCGATGGGTTTGTTCTGTCAAGTCGAAGTGCATCGGTGAGGAGGCTCCGGATGACTGGCAAAGCTCCACTTCCAAGCTGTCTAAGGACGCAAGCAGTGGAAATCAAGCTTGGCACATGATTGGGCTCGACGTTTAGTGCTTCCTTAAATGATTTCAGGGCATCTTGGTGGAGACCTTTTGCTTCGTACAGTAAACCTGCCAGAATCAAATCAATAACACTTGGTGCACGATAACAGCCAGAACTTGATTTTCAGTGAAAATGCTATAAAGAATTACAACACAACATCCATGAAGACTCAGAGAGGAGCCATTGGTCAAGAATTGAAACTTAGGATTGATAAATAAAGTTTCTTATTGGAAGAAACGTTGCTTCAGTATGCTCTTTTTTTATCGGACCAGATGGAAGCAAGTTTAACTGTTTTAAGTACAGTGAAGAACTTAAGGAGCTGCTATggaattttgttttccttttggcagaaaaaattgaaatgcccTTGCATGGAACATAAAGTTGGCAAAAACAAGCCACTTTTAGAAGATGCCCTGATGATGCCTAGATGGTGAAAATTTCCACGTGAAGTCCATGCAAACAACTATTGCAGAAGGCAATGGTTATTAATAATTACAGTgttatttttttcaagtgaGAATACAATTGATGACAGGAACAAATTGTTATGTAAAtcggaaaagaagaaaaatgaaaactacGATCTTTTTGTCAAGTGGAAATTATTCTCTAACTAATGACCCATGGACACATTTTAGTGAAAGATGTTTCCACTTTCATTCTTGGAATCAtcatttttagaacaattagcTATATGTGCAAAAGCTAAGTTCATAAACTCAGTTAGCTTGGTGATATATGGATTTTTCCAGAAAGCAAGAGAAGAATCACcatctggagagagagagagagagagagagagagagagagagagagatgaactTGACATACCGTTAGAGTGATATCTGGAAGCAGAGAAGGGGCTGATAGCTTCTGACTTTGAAAGACATACCTCAGCATCACGCCACTGTGACAAACTGGTGTACACGTTAGCTAGATCGTTCCATGTATCCAATTCCAAACTCTTGTAATGCTGCCCTCTACTCTGTCAGTTGCAAAACATGAAAAGTAGATATTATTAAACACCATTCCGGATAGATTAATCACCTGATGATCCAATCTTAATAACGAACATAGACATACTGTTCTCTTTATACTATTCTAATCAGTAAAAGGGAAGAGATTAACTTCATGCCAAAAGAGATTTACAAGAACTAAACAGAGCAAAAAGGGTTATTCCCATCTCAGCACATTTCAGAAGATCTAAATCACCAGGTTATCAATTTCCTCCCTAGAAAGGTCTTGGGAAATATATCATGCGAAGGCGGATCAAAACAATACCTTGCGATTCTTATTTCCAACTCTTGCAGATTTAGTCTGCACTTGAAGAACGGCCAGAAGCTGACTATATGTCTCAATGGCGTTATTTAGCTGGTCTTGTGCAACCTGAAGTTTTGCTTTAGTTCTCAGTAATTCTCCTTGATCCCACTTCCCAGTCTGATCCAGAGCAGCATTAATAACAGTCTCGGCATCAACAAACCGTTTTTGAGCTGACAAAATTCGAGCCAAGAGGATATATCCTTTTACACTAGCCCCCGCCTCCAGTTTCAGCAGTTGTTTTGCATGATAAAGTGCTATGTCCAACTTCCTCTGCTCAGCATTTTCAAGACATAGCTGATGCACAACAAAGGGGTCTCTATCTTTCATCATTCTCCCAGAAGCTTCAAGAGCTGCAAGAGCTTTCGATTGCTCCAAAGTTCTTTCGCTATCAGAAGATACTGATCTCGACTTAGCAGACAACAAAGTCCCAAGCAAGCAATTTGAGATGCTGGCCTTCTGGCTGCACCTCCTTTGTGATTCCTTAAGTGCTTTGCAAGTGTAACCTATGCCTTCTTCAATACAAACTTCATTTTTTGCACAAATTTTTGAAGCAAGCATTAATTCCAGTATACAATCTGGATGCTCTCTGTTTCTAAACAAGTTCCTCAGCAAATTCAATGCAACCATGTCCTCCCCTTCCCCGAGGTAACAAAGAGACAAAATG
This region of Eucalyptus grandis isolate ANBG69807.140 chromosome 8, ASM1654582v1, whole genome shotgun sequence genomic DNA includes:
- the LOC104414452 gene encoding 50S ribosomal protein L28, chloroplastic, whose translation is MATVAPGASLGNACSLHFRNTHFSRTALAPPRARASSEIGFLASQLSGLRVSYDDSRRFAGPVAAPATAVQPVARRICPFTGKKANRANKVSFSNHKTKKLQFVNLQYKRIWWEAGKRYVKLRLSTKALKTIEKNGLDAVAKKAGIDLRKE
- the LOC104414453 gene encoding protein NPGR2 produces the protein MTSRNWMKRRRFSIRGRLKKMLKCIFSGEQVRVDEMIDSSESLATRDYSASGYSSRAGEPEPKVDKSNIEEAESSLRESGYLNYEEARALLGRLEYQKGNIEAALHVFEGIDIAAVTPKMRVSISRRGDYNRRHSQSDAAPTMSMHAVSLLFEAIFLKAKSLEHLGRFDDAAQSCKIILDTVESALPDGLPESFKTDCKIQETLNKVVELLPELLKLAGDFQEAILSYRRALLYHWNLEVETASKIQKEFAIFLLYSGVEASPPNLRSQIDSSFVPRNNIEEAVLLLLILLRKRALGMIKWDPSIMDHLSFALSVSGGLKALAHQVEELLPGTLERNDRYCILSLCYLGEGEDMVALNLLRNLFRNREHPDCILELMLASKICAKNEVCIEEGIGYTCKALKESQRRCSQKASISNCLLGTLLSAKSRSVSSDSERTLEQSKALAALEASGRMMKDRDPFVVHQLCLENAEQRKLDIALYHAKQLLKLEAGASVKGYILLARILSAQKRFVDAETVINAALDQTGKWDQGELLRTKAKLQVAQDQLNNAIETYSQLLAVLQVQTKSARVGNKNRKSRGQHYKSLELDTWNDLANVYTSLSQWRDAEVCLSKSEAISPFSASRYHSNGLLYEAKGLHQDALKSFKEALNVEPNHVPSLISTACVLRQLGSGALPVIRSLLTDALRLDRTNPSAWFNLGLVYKSDPAASALEVAECFEAAALLQETAPVEPFR